One Mycolicibacter sp. MU0083 DNA window includes the following coding sequences:
- a CDS encoding HAD family hydrolase: MTAPGPADDSAADVVEAEASPAPVDLTAAAFFDVDNTLVHGSSMVHFGRGLAARDYFTYRDVIGIVYAQAKFQLTGKENSDDVAAGRRKALAFIEGRPVSELVDLGEEIYDEIIADKIWPGTRELAQMHLDAGQQVWLVTATPQELAETIARRLGLTGALGTVAESVDGVFTGRLVGEILHGPGKAHAVRSLAIREGLNLRRCTAYSDSFNDVPMLSLVGTAVAINPDAALREMARKRGWEIRDFRTARRAAKVGVPSALALGAVGGALAAAVAHRNERG, translated from the coding sequence ATGACCGCACCGGGTCCGGCCGACGACTCCGCAGCCGACGTGGTTGAGGCCGAGGCGTCGCCGGCGCCGGTCGACCTGACCGCCGCCGCGTTCTTCGACGTGGACAACACCCTGGTCCACGGTTCTTCGATGGTGCACTTCGGCCGCGGGCTGGCCGCACGCGACTACTTCACCTATCGCGACGTCATCGGGATCGTCTACGCGCAGGCCAAGTTTCAACTGACCGGCAAGGAGAACAGCGACGACGTCGCCGCCGGGCGACGCAAGGCGCTGGCGTTCATCGAGGGCCGGCCGGTCTCCGAGCTGGTCGATCTGGGCGAGGAGATCTACGACGAGATCATCGCCGACAAGATCTGGCCGGGCACCCGGGAGCTGGCCCAGATGCACCTGGACGCCGGCCAGCAGGTGTGGCTGGTCACCGCGACGCCGCAGGAACTGGCCGAGACCATCGCCCGGCGCCTGGGGCTGACCGGAGCGCTGGGCACCGTCGCCGAGTCGGTCGACGGGGTGTTCACCGGACGGCTGGTCGGGGAGATCCTGCACGGCCCCGGCAAGGCCCACGCGGTGCGGTCGCTGGCCATCCGGGAGGGCTTGAACCTGCGACGCTGCACGGCCTATTCGGACAGCTTCAACGACGTGCCGATGCTGTCACTGGTCGGTACCGCGGTGGCCATCAACCCCGACGCCGCGCTGCGCGAGATGGCGCGCAAGCGGGGCTGGGAGATCCGCGACTTCCGCACCGCACGACGGGCGGCGAAGGTCGGTGTGCCGTCGGCGCTGGCGCTGGGGGCGGTCGGCGGGGCGCTGGCGGCGGCCGTGGCGCACCGGAACGAGCGCGGCTAG
- a CDS encoding nuclear transport factor 2 family protein has translation MAATNPSAVSIANLLYRYAELMDSGDLEAVAALFAHARIKADPEGTVILDHTGILQLWRSLVRIHPDGTPRTKHVITNPILDIDDDAGTATCRSYYTVLQQTDDVPLQVIAAGRYHDEFERVDGVWRFSFRDYSMFDLKGDLRDHLGVIGGAGG, from the coding sequence ATGGCGGCCACCAATCCCAGCGCTGTGTCGATCGCGAACCTGCTGTATCGCTATGCGGAGCTGATGGACTCCGGCGACCTGGAGGCGGTGGCGGCGCTGTTCGCCCACGCCAGGATCAAGGCCGATCCGGAGGGCACCGTCATCCTCGATCACACCGGGATCCTGCAGCTGTGGCGGAGCCTGGTCAGGATCCACCCCGACGGCACGCCGCGCACCAAGCACGTGATCACCAATCCGATCCTCGACATCGACGACGACGCCGGGACCGCGACCTGCCGCTCCTACTACACGGTGCTGCAGCAGACCGACGACGTGCCGCTGCAGGTGATCGCCGCGGGCCGCTACCACGACGAGTTCGAACGGGTGGACGGCGTCTGGCGGTTCAGTTTCCGGGACTATTCGATGTTCGATCTCAAAGGTGATCTGCGCGATCACCTGGGGGTCATCGGCGGTGCGGGCGGATAG
- a CDS encoding glutaredoxin family protein has product MTSPQVQLLTREGCPVCVEVNTRLIALADELGFELSVTDVDTAAAAGDSSLRAEYGDRLPVVLLDGREHSYWEVDEPRLRADLAVGNRTVDGG; this is encoded by the coding sequence ATGACGTCCCCCCAGGTGCAGTTGTTGACGCGCGAGGGTTGCCCGGTCTGCGTCGAGGTGAACACCCGGCTGATCGCGCTGGCCGACGAGTTGGGGTTCGAGCTGAGCGTCACCGACGTCGACACCGCCGCGGCGGCCGGCGACAGCAGCCTGCGCGCCGAGTACGGCGACCGGCTGCCGGTGGTGCTGCTCGACGGCCGGGAGCACAGTTACTGGGAGGTCGACGAGCCCCGGCTTCGGGCGGACCTCGCCGTCGGAAACCGCACGGTGGACGGCGGGTAA
- a CDS encoding glutamyl-tRNA reductase, with the protein MSVLLFGVSHRSAPVSVLEQLSTAESDQIKIVEQVLQSPLVTEAMILSTCNRVEIYAVVDAFHAGLSAIGQVLSEHSGMSMGDLTKYAYVRYSEAAVEHLFSVASGLDSAVVGEQQVLGQVRRAYATAEANSTVGRVLHELAQRALSVGKRVHSETGIDAAGASVVSVALSIAGKQLGADALRGRTAVVIGAGSMGALSAAHLVRAGVEHIHVVNRSLPRAQRLARKIREGGVTADAVALDRVAAALTGADLAVCSTGAVSPVVTLADVHHALADGDRDEITQPLVICDLGMPRDVDAAVTGLPGVQVIDMDRIQREPSAQVATSDTEAARSIVAREVATYLAGQRMAEVTPTVTALRQRAADVVTAELLRLDHRLPELDAAHREEVARTVHRVVDKLLHAPTVRVKQLAGSPGGDSYAEALRELFELDPTAVDAVATAGELPTVPGGFDVNAETGSAG; encoded by the coding sequence GTGAGCGTCCTGCTCTTCGGGGTCTCGCATCGCAGCGCCCCCGTCTCAGTCCTCGAGCAGCTCAGCACCGCCGAATCCGATCAGATCAAGATCGTCGAGCAGGTGCTGCAATCGCCGCTCGTCACCGAAGCGATGATTCTGTCGACCTGCAACCGGGTCGAGATATACGCCGTGGTGGACGCCTTCCACGCCGGACTGTCCGCGATCGGGCAGGTGCTCTCCGAGCATTCCGGCATGTCGATGGGCGATCTCACCAAATACGCCTACGTCCGCTACAGCGAAGCCGCCGTCGAGCACCTGTTCTCGGTGGCCAGCGGCTTGGACTCCGCGGTCGTCGGCGAACAGCAGGTGCTGGGCCAGGTACGGCGCGCCTACGCCACCGCCGAGGCCAACAGCACCGTCGGACGGGTGCTGCACGAACTGGCGCAACGGGCGCTGTCGGTCGGCAAGCGGGTGCACTCCGAAACCGGGATCGACGCCGCGGGCGCCTCGGTGGTGTCGGTGGCGCTGTCCATCGCCGGCAAACAACTGGGCGCCGACGCGCTGCGCGGCCGGACCGCGGTGGTGATCGGCGCCGGCTCCATGGGCGCACTGTCCGCCGCGCACCTGGTGCGTGCCGGGGTGGAACACATCCACGTGGTCAACCGCTCGCTGCCGCGTGCGCAGCGGCTGGCCCGCAAGATCCGCGAGGGCGGGGTGACCGCCGACGCCGTCGCCCTGGACCGGGTGGCCGCGGCTCTGACCGGCGCCGACCTCGCGGTCTGCTCCACCGGAGCGGTCAGCCCGGTGGTGACGCTGGCCGACGTGCACCATGCACTGGCCGACGGCGACCGCGACGAGATCACCCAGCCGCTGGTGATCTGCGACCTGGGTATGCCCCGCGACGTCGACGCCGCGGTCACCGGGCTGCCCGGGGTGCAGGTCATCGACATGGACCGCATCCAGCGGGAGCCGTCGGCGCAGGTCGCCACCTCCGACACCGAGGCCGCGCGCAGCATCGTGGCCCGCGAGGTCGCCACCTACCTGGCCGGGCAGCGGATGGCCGAGGTCACCCCGACGGTGACCGCACTGCGCCAGCGCGCCGCGGACGTGGTCACCGCCGAACTGCTGCGGTTGGACCACCGACTGCCGGAGTTGGACGCCGCCCACCGGGAAGAGGTCGCCCGCACCGTGCATCGCGTGGTCGACAAGCTGCTGCACGCCCCCACCGTGCGGGTCAAGCAGCTGGCCGGCTCGCCGGGTGGCGACAGCTACGCCGAGGCGCTGCGCGAACTGTTCGAGCTCGACCCGACCGCGGTGGACGCCGTGGCGACGGCGGGCGAATTACCCACGGTGCCGGGAGGATTCGATGTCAACGCTGAAACCGGGTCGGCCGGGTAG
- the hemC gene encoding hydroxymethylbilane synthase: MGDVIRIGTRGSLLATTQAGTIRDALVAAGHPAELVIISTPGDRSSGPIADLGVGVFTAELREAILDGRVDAAVHSHKDLPTAEDPRFLLAANPPREDARDALVARDGLVLGELPAGATVGTSSPRRAAQLRALGLGLEIRPLRGNLDSRLNRVSSGELDAIVVARAGLARVGRLDAITETLEPVQMLPAPAQGALAVECRAGDTALAALLAELDDTDTRRAVTAERTLLAELEAGCSAPVGAIAEVVESIDEDGRVFEELSLRGCVAALDGSDVIRASGIGSPDRARELGVSVAAELFELGAREIMSAAR, encoded by the coding sequence TTGGGTGACGTAATCCGCATCGGCACTCGGGGCAGTTTGTTGGCCACGACGCAGGCCGGCACCATCCGTGATGCCCTGGTGGCCGCCGGCCACCCCGCCGAACTGGTCATCATCAGCACCCCCGGGGACCGCTCCTCGGGCCCCATCGCCGACCTCGGGGTGGGGGTCTTCACCGCGGAGCTGCGCGAGGCCATCCTCGACGGCCGGGTGGACGCCGCGGTGCACTCGCACAAGGACCTGCCCACCGCCGAGGATCCCCGCTTCCTGCTCGCCGCGAATCCGCCCCGCGAGGACGCCCGCGACGCCCTGGTGGCGCGCGACGGCCTGGTGCTGGGCGAGTTGCCCGCGGGTGCCACGGTGGGCACCTCATCGCCGCGGCGGGCCGCACAGCTTAGAGCACTGGGTCTCGGTTTGGAAATCCGCCCCCTACGAGGCAACCTAGATAGCAGGTTGAACAGGGTAAGCAGCGGCGAACTCGACGCCATCGTGGTCGCCCGGGCGGGACTGGCCCGGGTGGGACGCCTCGATGCGATCACCGAGACGTTGGAACCGGTACAGATGTTGCCGGCACCGGCTCAAGGTGCGCTGGCGGTGGAGTGTCGCGCCGGCGACACCGCACTGGCGGCGCTGCTGGCGGAGTTGGACGACACCGACACCCGCCGAGCGGTCACCGCCGAGCGGACCCTGCTCGCCGAACTGGAGGCGGGTTGTTCCGCACCGGTGGGCGCGATCGCCGAAGTGGTCGAGTCCATCGATGAGGACGGCCGGGTCTTCGAGGAGCTGTCGCTACGCGGTTGCGTGGCGGCGCTGGATGGATCCGACGTGATCCGCGCGTCCGGCATCGGCAGTCCGGACCGAGCCCGAGAACTCGGTGTCTCGGTCGCAGCGGAACTGTTCGAGTTGGGTGCGCGCGAGATCATGTCGGCTGCACGGTGA